A window from Macaca thibetana thibetana isolate TM-01 chromosome 7, ASM2454274v1, whole genome shotgun sequence encodes these proteins:
- the SIX6 gene encoding homeobox protein SIX6 codes for MFQLPILNFSPQQVAGVCETLEESGDVERLGRFLWSLPVAPAACEALNKNESVLRARAIVAFHGGNYRELYHILENHKFTKESHAKLQALWLEAHYQEAEKLRGRPLGPVDKYRVRKKFPLPRTIWDGEQKTHCFKERTRHLLREWYLQDPYPNPSKKRELAQATGLTPTQVGNWFKNRRQRDRAAAAKNRLQQQVLSQGSGRALRAEGDGTSEVLGVAASPAASLSSKAATSAISITSSDSECDI; via the exons ATGTTCCAGCTACCCATCTTGAATTTCAGCCCCCAGCAAGTGGCCGGGGTATGCGAGACCCTGGAAGAGAGCGGCGATGTAGAGCGCCTGGGTCGCTTCCTCTGGTCGCTGCCCGTGGCCCCTGCGGCCTGCGAGGCCCTCAACAAGAATGAGTCGGTGCTGCGCGCACGAGCTATCGTGGCCTTTCACGGTGGCAACTACCGCGAGCTCTACCATATCCTGGAAAACCACAAGTTCACCAAGGAGTCGCACGCCAAGCTGCAGGCGCTCTGGCTTGAAGCAcactatcaggaggctgagaagttgcGTGGAAGGCCCCTGGGGCCGGTGGACAAGTACCGAGTAAGGAAGAAGTTCCCGCTGCCGCGCACCATTTGGGACGGCGAACAGAAGACACACTGCTTCAAGGAGCGCACGCGGCACCTGCTACGCGAGTGGTACCTGCAGGATCCATACCCTAACCCCAGCAAAAAGCGTGAGCTCGCCCAGGCAACCGGACTGACTCCCACGCAGGTGGGCAACTGGTTCAAAAACCGCCGACAAAGGGACCGAGCGGCTGCAGCCAAGAACAG ACTCCAGCAGCAGGTCCTGTCACAGGGTTCCGGGCGGGCACTACGGGCGGAGGGCGACGGCACGTCAGAGGTGCTCGGCGTCGCCGCCAGCCCGGCCGCCAGTCTATCCAGCAAGGCGGCCACTTCAGCCATCTCCATCACGTCCAGCGACAGCGAGTGCGACATCTGA